AATCAGGGATTGCTGCAGAAGCATAAAAGAAAGCTGATTGTACTCGGCTCAGCTACTGTCTTTGCATCGGCACTTTCTCTACTGCCAGCCATTGGTGAAATTCAGATAGCGGATCATAAAGTTGAGATTATGGCTCATAGAGGATACATTTCCCAAGGACCGGAAAATACGATCGAAGCCATACAGGGTGCTATTGAGGCAAAGGCGGATTATGCAGAAATTGATGTATTGGAAACCAAAGATGGGGAACTTGCTGTCATACACGATACCAACTTAAAGCGTCTGACAGGTATCCATGCACAGGTGTATGATCTGACAATGGATGAATTACGAAAGCTGCAAGTGAAGCAGGGGAATTTCACAGGACGAATTAGTAGTCTGGCAGAAGTGATGGATAAGGCCAGAGGCAAAATAAAGCTAAACATTGAAATCAAAACACATGGCAAAGAACAAAATCTGGTGGATACATTCATCCGGATTGTGCGTGATAATCATTTTGAAAATGAATGTATTGTGCAGTCGTTAGATTATGAAATCGTGCAGCAGGTCAAAGCCGCGGCGCCTGAGCTTCAGGTGGGATATATTATTTTTGCCGGTGTTCCGGATATGGGGCGAATTCGTGCCGATTTTGTCGTTATGGAAGAATATATGGTCAAAGAATCGGTCGTTGCTTCGGCCAAACGGCATAACAAGCCTCTCTATGTCTGGACAGTAAATAACACAGAAAGCATGGGACGTTTTTTCAGCATGGGTGTCGACGGTATCATAACAGATTACCCCGAGGATGCGATTTCCGTTGATGATGAGCTTAGAAAGAGTCCACTGTTGGTGTTGACCCAGTGGTTTAATAATTTGAAATTTTGAGTGTTAGCCATAACCGGAAATAAAGCCTCATGCGGAGGTCCCGCTTGGGGCTTTTACCAATCTATAGAAGAGATTTTGGGTTAATGGAGTTAATTTATGGTGTTAAAGAGGGGAATAACATAAGGGGGAGCAGTATCTAAGACGCTAACGCTTCATTCGTAATCTTTGCAATATCGATGGGGGATCTTGAGCCTTCACTAACCAAATCGGGTAAAATATTTTCCAGAAAATACTGAACGCAATGAAGCTTGATTTTTTTTATTTTGATAAGAGCGCTTCGATACATCACGACGAATTCTTTCTCCGTATTCCCGCTTTGTAGCTCTGCAAAGGCCTCATAGATTTGATCCATTTTATCAGCAACCTCTAATATTTGCCCTTCAACGGAATCGTCTTTGCCTTCGCGTAGCTGCCTGCGGAATGTAGGTTTGAGATCCTCTGGGATATGCTCGTCAATGAAATGAGTGATCATTCCTTCTTCTACTTTTTGCAGCATGGCCCGCAGCTCTAGTGAATAATGCTTCACAGGTGTTTTAATATCTCCGATAAAAATTTCACCGTAATCGTGACTGCTTGTTATTTCGTATAGCTTTTTCCAGTCCACAGTGACTCCATTGCTTTCTTCAATATCCGCCAATGTTTTGGCATATTGAACAACCTTCCAAGAATGAGCGGATACACTATGTTCCTGGAACTTGAATTTACCTGGGCAACGAATAATTCGTTCTAAATCGGTCAGCGATTGGAAGTACGTATGAATACCCATATTTTCAGTTCCTTTCTCAGATGAATGTATGGTAAGTTGCTTTACGTTCAGTATACAATCTATTTGTTATTGGATTATTAACTCCATAAGGAAGTTACTGGGGAGGCCAACAACGCCATTAAATAGTGGGGAGTAAGTATAGAGTTGAAAAGAGAAAAGGAGGAGAAGTTATGCGGGTTATTGCGGCACCTGATTCATTTAAAGGCTCGGCATCAGCGGATGAGCTATGCGCTAGCATTTCACGGGGGGTGAAGCGGGTATACCCTGATGCTATCGTGTCTATGCATCCGCTGGCAGATGGAGGGGAAGGAACGGCAGAACTATTAGTTCGCTCTACGTTCGGAACCTGGAGGGAAGTTACGGTTTCGGATCCGCTAGGCAGACCGGTTCAAGCTGCTTACGGTGTGCTTGG
This portion of the Cohnella abietis genome encodes:
- a CDS encoding YfbR-like 5'-deoxynucleotidase, which codes for MGIHTYFQSLTDLERIIRCPGKFKFQEHSVSAHSWKVVQYAKTLADIEESNGVTVDWKKLYEITSSHDYGEIFIGDIKTPVKHYSLELRAMLQKVEEGMITHFIDEHIPEDLKPTFRRQLREGKDDSVEGQILEVADKMDQIYEAFAELQSGNTEKEFVVMYRSALIKIKKIKLHCVQYFLENILPDLVSEGSRSPIDIAKITNEALAS